Within Oreochromis niloticus isolate F11D_XX linkage group LG2, O_niloticus_UMD_NMBU, whole genome shotgun sequence, the genomic segment GAGGCTAACTGCTGAAATACTCACCATAAAAAGGTAGCATTCAGATCATCTTgaaaaaatcaaatgtgtgagTGCATCACCCCTGTCTCAGTCCGTCACCATGTTTATCCAGAAGGTGAACTCAGAGGCACTACAGCTAAAGATACAGTTTTTATGTTGTGTAGATTTTAATGTAGTCTTTCTTCTGCATAGTGAACTTGCCAGGTTTGAAGAAATCCTGGTAGACTACAAGAGTTATAAGGACCTTCTATTCAAGCTGTCTCCTCCGGAGTGGCAGGATGCCCAGAGGTCAAAGGTTATGTCTGGTAAAGGCGCCAAGGAGGACCAGAACAGGGAGCTTAAAGACACTGCTATTAGGAATGGCAAGTAATGCCCAATAAATCACCATAAAATAGGCAACAGAGACCAGCATGGCGGTACTCTGCTTAATGTCCTGCAATTGACTTAAATGATTCTTTCATTTATTAACATGCACGCAGGTTTGGAGACTCCAGGCAGACAGCTGCCGTCCATCCAAGAGACCAGGCTGTCCCCAGCCCACAGTGACAGTCTGTAAGGGAGCACCAGCACTCTCGTTTCACTCATGGCTTTGTTTAATTTTTCTGCACATTTGCTTTTTGTCTCATAGTTTTGATGTAGTGCTGAATGTGGTGGTTAAGCACTTAAAAGCACCCTCAATTCAccctctgtctgaaacaagccacCCTCGTTGTAAGCCTTCACAACCTGTACAGGAAAAATGTGGAAATGAAAGACCAGCAGTGACTGGCAACAATATATGAGCTAcatgaatggtaaatggcctgtatttgtatagcgctttacttagtccctatggaccccaaagcgctttacactacattcagtcatccacccattcacacacacattcacacactggtgatagcaagctacgttgtagccacagcttccctggggcgcactgacagaggcgtgAGCACAGTCGTAACAATTCAGCCAGAAAGAGGTTTTGTATTTCAAACAACAAccgcaaaaagaaagaaaactagaaggtcaaatttaaaatcctctcCAGTGTTGCTGTAACTACTCTCACAGGTGTAAAACTCTTACATTGTCATTGCAGAGTCACAGATCCTAAATTGGACAGTGACAGCTCAGATTATGAGGTCAGTTTTTCCCGATCCTGTCTTATCTTAACTAAAGGAGCAGCTTGAATATTTCTCCTCAGTACTGACAGTGGTGTGTCTTACCCACCTCTCTGTAGGATGAGCCAGAGCTGTATTTCACTGATCCCCAGCAGCTGCTGGATCTGATGACAGAGCTGACGGAGCAGAACCTGTCCCTGATTCAGAACTCTACGAGGGTGGAGGAGACTCTGGAGCAGCTCCAACAGTCCTTGAAAACAACCAAGAAGAATCAGTAAGCATGGCACATGGCTCTGTTACATTACCCAGTTGCTAAATCTCCTTTTGCTTGCAGCTTCAGAGCTCTTATCACACTCAGGGTTTTACTGTTTTCTGGTTATTCCAGCTCCCCTCTTTTCTCACTGCTGGTTTCTTTCTGTCAAGTGAAAAGGATGAAGAACAAATTACAATGCAGATAAATGAAATGAAGGAGAGAATCAAGAAGGAGAAGGCGAGAGGCGCCAGGCTTGAGCGGAAGGTCCTTCTCCACGTGTCCCTGAATACACAGGACCAGGTAACACAGAATACACCGCTGCACCAAGCTGCACTCGGTGACTCTTACAGGGCCTCGTAACCACTTCGCTTACCTACAGGATGTGTTGCTGGATGCTCTGAGCGAGAAGGTGGCAGAGGTGCACTGCAGCTgcgtggatgacagggtgaccAATCTAAACACTTTAGAGAAGCTGGCCAACATTGAGAAGCGGCTGTCTTTACTACTGCAGAGCATTGAGAGCATCCCTGAAGAAAAACTGGAGTTAATGAAGAAGATCAAGGACAGCGAGAGGAGGACCAGGTACTGTGTGCCTCAGTGGCTCAATGTTCCACTTGGCTATTGAATTTTTCACCTGTAAAAAAACATCTTGAAACATCTTCAGTAACAGCTGCAGAAGTATGAGGCTCTATGGGTAAGAGAGCCAAGATCAATGGTAAAAAACATAATTCTTTGATTAGAAACTAGtttttagttgttgttgtttttttcttcttgaatGTATTATTTCCAGTCTTAGCAGAAATTACAGTGCAGTGTTATATAAACACCCTCCCACTCTCTCTACAACATGTTGCAGGGAGCGTGAAGACAAGctgagagagcagagagaaaaacagaaagaaaggatGAGGAGGTACTCGGAGAGATCGCTGGCTGACTCCAAGAAAATCGTGGGTCTTTTTCCATTGACACTATTCTCCAGTTTACTGTTTATGAATTACAACTTTTAAAGAAACTGATCCAGTTGCACACTTTCGGGATTTTCTTTCAGAGTGGGAAAAAGCTCATGCCCAGATATATGCCTGTTACCCAGAGAGTCAAAGTCAGCAACGTGGACAGTATCCCGGCTCAAGATGAGATTCACGAATACCTCTTTGGCACTGAGAACACggactgataaaaaaaatacaaaaaataaaataactgaaagTGCTATCATGCCTCAAACGCAaaaactgatcagtgatcatGTATTATCACACAGATGCCACAATCATGACATGTATGAGCTGAGATGCTACAAATTTAGCGTTGTAGTGCAGAATAAAACCATCTAACTGTGGTaaagtttttggttttgttgccTTTTATTCTTAAGCTGGCTGATATTTTGCTAATCTTATGCAATTAAGTTCATTCAGAAAACTGAGCTttgaatatttcaaatatgtTTAAGCATTTCAGGCAAAAGCTTCACATTTTCTGCATTCACGCTGCATTTTCTCAAGGAAATGCTTTTTCTAGTTTCTTTAAATAATTGTTTAAAGGTGCTTTATGTGAAGTCAATGTCCATGTGACATTAGATTCAAACTCTAATATCAATTAGAGTTTGAATCTAATGTCACATGGACAATCCCGTATGAGCAGCACTTCAGTGGTGGGAAGGAAGggttcccttttaacaggaagagaccacCAGCAGAATCAGACTCAGCAAGGGCCTCACATATTGCTGGGTGGGAAAAAAGGGAGAACATAGAGACCACATAGAATAAATACTATTAAAAATATGGGGAAAATAGTAGTTATTCACACTAGCCAATAAACACCAAGTTAACTTTCAAAAAGCAATTTGTCAAGTGAATacctacatttatttatttattttatatatatattagcaaaAACTTACCACACTGGTAGGTTTTTCCCAGGTGTGTGAAATTTAATTGCTTTGCTCATGTATGAAAACACACGTGTAAATTTCTCATGTTATGTTTTAATCTTCATTATACCACTGtatattttcagatgaaaaaatGTCTGTTCACGCATAGCAAACAAATTAATGAATCATGAATGAATCGAAAATATTCCCAAAAGCTATATATATGCTGATGATACTGGTACCCTCGCAGTTTATATAAAGTAGGTTTGATTCAGACTGATTGATGCATCTTGGAGGAGTGGGAGAACATTAAATACATACCCATGATCATTATAGTAAAATATTATTTGCGATACATTTTTTTCTAGCACATTTACTTTCTCACtgagtcatttatttatttttttatttttggatttgGATTTTATTTTGGCCCTTCTGAAAACTTCACGTAGAGGACAGCAGGTGGTGATGTTTCACTTTCATCTGTGCTCTGTCATCAGCCGGAGAGGAAGACAGGAGGATGAGGAAGTGGCTGGAGCGAGAGGAGTACGTTTGGAGATGTAGCTGCCAACGCTAAtgctccagcagctgtcaggCGATAGGCAGCCGGACCATAGGAATATTTGACAATGCGATGGGTAACTGCTGGGCATACTGTGTGGGGCTCTTCAGGAGAGAAACCAACAGGATCCAGCGAGGAGGCGGGTGAGTCAACTGTGAGCTTTAGCTGCCtgagctagctagctagcatgcAAGCATCACCCGAAGCGGTGTTATCTGCTTGCTGATGAGGCTGGCCGGTAGTTTGACACGGCAGTCTGCCTGTGAGGACTTGGGCAGTTATGTAGGGATGCTATTACTACAGACGGTGATGTTGTAAACCAGAGATACGGATCAGCTAGTTTAGCCTCTAGCTGTACTGTCTATAACCTGCAGTCAGCCAATGCCAGTGGGAATCAAGACCCCACCCCTAGTGTCAGGAGTTTAGCTGTAGACATGTAGCTTAGCTAAGGTCTGATAATGACCGCACAGCTGACAGAGCTTCTGGAGAGCTCACACACAATCATGTAGACTAATATATGGACAGTTTGGCTGCTTGGCTAGCTGCTGGGATTAATTGCCTGTTTATTTGCCTTAGCTTCAGGCTGTTGTGTCACCCAGTTGAATGTAAATAATTGATGCTTTTTAGTCTGACTTTACCTTGTGCTTTGTTAAGGTGAGGAAAGGCTTTCACTCTACCAGCAACACTTTCACACTTTCATCCATAGATTTATATAATGGAGCTGACAGTAGCGCTAACACTTTATTGATCGTACCACAGTAGTAGTTGTAACTTGGCCCGAAGTGGCATTACAACAAAGGTGTCTACAGACTTTAGGCAGGGGCAGACCtagaacattttaaatatttttaaataaattttaaaattttaaataaatatttaaaatatttattgtatcATTATCTCTTCTAAGATAATTTTTAGGTATAAATGAGACTAAAATGGTTGAGCACAGgtgattatttttaaagtagAAAAGCTGGCAGGGTGAGGCTCTACAGCAGGGAGGCAGTTGCCCCCCTTCCTCTTGCCCCCCTGTAGATCCGCCCCTGATTTTAAGTCACGCTCTCACTGGCAGTCattaaaatgaagaagaaaaaaacccagtttttttttctctcttaggTTTGACTATTGTAAATCCTAAATAAATGGCACAACATGGAGGTCACAACTCAATAATGTTAATTGGCAGTATTCGATGCAGGGCAGGTGAGGCTGTCAGCAGGCCACTTCAGTTTAAGTTACATCTGTTTACTAAAGCTTTCTCATGTACAGTTTGTTCCACATAAAGTATTTAACTAGCCTCAAGTCCTCATGTGGGTTGGGTCAGAAAGGCCATCCAGCTCctccaaatcaaacatgtggagctgCATGCTGTGGTGACTCAGCACCACCCAAAAGTCACACAAAATAATGGATTCAGACTACAGTTGAACACAAACTGTACAGCCAACACTCAACaacctgtttcctgtttcacaGGCCTGACAGTGACAGATCAATATTTATGTGGGAAATTTCACAATACAAAGTTCATAGATTTTGTTTATGCTAATATCTGTTCACCTACGTACAGCTGACTCTTCTTCCATGAAACTGGTGGAACAGAAAAAACTTGCCTGTAGAGCTCCATCGCTTTGAGATTTGGCTATAGgttcatgcttttttttaacttcatttcCTTTATGAAGCCCCTGTTCCCGGTTTATGATGCCATAACTCTGGCATTGTGGATTCAAACATCAAATTCATACCATGCAAATGGGTCCTTAGCATTATTTTAAGACATTCACAAGGCTTTGTATCAGACCAAGGGAGTTTCAAGAAATAGGTATTTAGTTCACACtgggtcttttattttgaatttttttattttattttgaaaattaagCATCAGAAACAGACTTGGTATGTATTTTTAACAATATGAAGAAGAGACAGGAAAGTGAAAAGTGCTGAAGCTAATTTATATTTTCCCATTCATTATACTCTAGATCAGGGATGTCAAAGTCATTTTACACTGTGGGCCAAACCAGTGAAACAGCCCTTTCTGTCACTGCAAAGATGTTTAACTACAAAATCATTCCCATTTAATATAAGAAGAAAGTTGCAGTTTTAATAGTACGTCTAgcatgtctcagtttttctacatgataacaaaatgctgctgtagtaaatgacAGAAATGTTTAATCttgaataaatgtataaaattaaagaaaataaagttatTGTAGTAATTGCAACTAAAACAGAACAATTCACATTAATTCACAAAAATTGTTGGGGGGGTTTCTGagtttgttaaaaataaaaatttaaagtacatagtggggaaaaaaactggaACTTGGAACTGGGCCGATTCTGGTCCCCAAGCCTTATGTTTGGTACCCCTGCTgtctgaaatgtatttttttctcctaatttTTCCTGCAGGTCAAAATACTTCCGCAGCAGCACCACAGGGGAGCATTACACAATCGAAGTgtgtactttatttatttatttgaaccTTTCTTAATACTGACTGTTTAAGCTAATGCTACGAGTCTAACTGTGCtttctatttatttctttttttcagtttgagaATCTGGTAGAAAGTGATGAGGTAAGTTTAGATTTTACGAGCTAAATAcgtctgtgaaaaaaaaaaaatgctgttttctaATTAAAAGCTGGATTATGCTCCTTGGATCAGACCATGATTGCCGTGCTCGGCTCATGATGGATAGAAAACGATGTGATGTGGCCATCCCTGTGATATGGGAGTCATCCATTTTTCCTCCCAGAGAGTAACTCGATTACTCTCCGCTCAGTCCCAGAGTAGCACTTCTTGAGTCAGTGCAGCAGGGTAGATGCATTTCTTAGTGGATTTCAGAGCTATCTGCTAAAATGTATGTTGTGTATGTTGCGTTGCAGGCTGAGAGCCCACAGCCCTGCCCGAGGTAAGAGATCCTGCTCAGATGTATAGAAAAAGCTAATAATGTCTGgcgtgaaaaaagaaaacaaaaacagtaatatgTGTTCTCGTTATTCCACCAGGCCCATCAGTGATGATGAGATCAAGAACCTCAAAGAGCACCGCTACGCTGCCATCTCAGACAAACAGATCCTCTTAGACCAAAAGCTGCGAGCCGAGGTGAGGCCACCTGTCCATGTCAAGATTTAACAGCCCTCatggtttcattttgtgtttgttgactTATTTTGGCTTACCTTTAATTTGCTgcattgttttttctgtttttgtaattttctgttctgtttttttttaattttttcttttccttgtttgtttcatttcattatttctGCTCAGTTAGAGGCACAAGAGGAGAAGTTGAGGCTAGAAGAGGAGGCTAGAAATGCTGCCCAGCGTGAGGCCGCCAGGCTGGCACGTGAACGAAAATTGAAGGAGGTGAGGGGGTACTGAGCGCTGCCTTCTTTACCTTACTGCTCGGCTAAAGCACCTCCTCCTCTAAGCTGCTGGCCCCTCTGTGCAGAGACCTCCCAGGATttccattttctgttttgttttttttaaatgtatttttaaaggggacctatgatgctcatttccagctctatTTTTCTTCTTGACCAGAAATACAATAACTTTATATAAGTCACAATATTTGTCTTTTACTGGGCCTTAGTGAAATAAGTCCTTCTGGCTCTCTTTCCCCTAAATTCAATCCTTCTTATTGTTGACTGGTGGGTGGGACTTGTGTCCTTGATATAACCACAGTAGGAATGCAGATGGCATTGTAATCTATGAAGAGAGTCTGGAGGGGTGGAGGTATGAAGCGAGACAGAATACATGTTTATGAATGAGAGGGAGGCAGATACAAAGCTGAAGATTCAAGAAGCAGAGGAAGTGAAGGTGGATGAGTTCTaatacctggggtcaaccatTCAAAGCACACGAGAGGTGAAGAAGGGTGGAGCAGGTAGAGACGAGTGTCagaggtgatttgtgacagatgTATAGCAGCAAgggtgaaagggaaggtttacaagatggtgagacctgctgtgatgtacGGTTTGGAGACAGTGGCACTGACAAAGTGACAGGAGGCCGAGCTGGAGGTGTTGAGGTTTCTGCCAGGATCAGGATGGACAAAATTAGAagtgagtacatcagagggacagctcaggtgcagatgcaaggctgagatggtttggaaaTGTGCAGGGGAGGGACAGTGGATGTTTTGGACAaaagatgttgaagatggagcagccaggcaggaggaaaagaagtaGCCAGTCTTAATTTCAGCTCACAGTGATTATTTTTGCACtagtccacctttctctgttcaGCCTTCATCACTGTTGTCTGCTCATGGAAGTGTACTGTTTGTCTTTGCTTGAGATTGTTGACTTCCCGTGGATCATTGAAATCCTTGAAGAATCTGACATTAAAACCAAGGAAACCTAGGTCTTATGTTTCCCTAACTTTGCTGCAGGTTGGCTGTTAAATTTGGAGAAGGATTGTTCAAGACTCatacgaaaaaaaaaaaagaaaagcctgtAAGTTTAGTTGCCACTTGTTGTTATCCTTTTGCTTTTGCGTGGATTTACAGGGCCTGAAACACTAGGGGGCACTAAGGTCACAGCATAATGTGGCCATTTCTCcttttcaagtcaagtcaagtggctttataGTCATGTCAACTAAGTGCAGTGGTACAGTGAAGTGAGACAACTTTCCTCCAAGACCATGGCGCTACAtatgacatataacagacaatcaacacaggactacATAAAGAGCGcaagaaaaatggcaaaaaccccaaaacaaagaaactgcaACACCAGACAGAACAGAGCGATACAGACTGTGCAATAGAAAAGTGCAACAATGACAGTGGGTTGTGCAAAAGACTCAGCATTGTGCACAAAGTAgcttgaggtgtgtgtgtgtgtgtgtgtgtgtgtgtgtgtgtcagtccagtTACTGAGTGTTGAGGAGTCTGACGGCTCCGGGAAAGACATTAGCACAACCAGATACATTAGATTAGAAAAAGTTGAAAAATtgccaaaatatatatatatgttattgCATAGTAGATCTCAACTACATATAATATAGCAGCAAGAAGACTTAACCTAAAATTACTAACTGCAGTAAATAAATGAGCTTGCTTTGGTTG encodes:
- the cfap100 gene encoding cilia- and flagella-associated protein 100 isoform X1; amino-acid sequence: MSLPKLRTRRKRGTQLSPFKVPDSNSIFLLRVNEREDQKEEMRKFLALPIDEKTTHTARVTAKLKNELVGELEDEEEEEKKGGNEKMKNLKPIKSRTALPKQTSGGRMKQEKVTKDNKHALISLERQKAVLELSVMTKRSEILRMDEAIAKEEKLLKHLERSIERDNVRFEEFLRENEKKSVEARTLYEQEARSTQEKNSEIRRLTAEILTIKSELARFEEILVDYKSYKDLLFKLSPPEWQDAQRSKVMSGKGAKEDQNRELKDTAIRNGLETPGRQLPSIQETRLSPAHSDSLVTDPKLDSDSSDYEDEPELYFTDPQQLLDLMTELTEQNLSLIQNSTRVEETLEQLQQSLKTTKKNHEKDEEQITMQINEMKERIKKEKARGARLERKVLLHVSLNTQDQDVLLDALSEKVAEVHCSCVDDRVTNLNTLEKLANIEKRLSLLLQSIESIPEEKLELMKKIKDSERRTREREDKLREQREKQKERMRRYSERSLADSKKISGKKLMPRYMPVTQRVKVSNVDSIPAQDEIHEYLFGTENTD
- the cfap100 gene encoding cilia- and flagella-associated protein 100 isoform X2; translation: MRKFLALPIDEKTTHTARVTAKLKNELVGELEDEEEEEKKGGNEKMKNLKPIKSRTALPKQTSGGRMKQEKVTKDNKHALISLERQKAVLELSVMTKRSEILRMDEAIAKEEKLLKHLERSIERDNVRFEEFLRENEKKSVEARTLYEQEARSTQEKNSEIRRLTAEILTIKSELARFEEILVDYKSYKDLLFKLSPPEWQDAQRSKVMSGKGAKEDQNRELKDTAIRNGLETPGRQLPSIQETRLSPAHSDSLVTDPKLDSDSSDYEDEPELYFTDPQQLLDLMTELTEQNLSLIQNSTRVEETLEQLQQSLKTTKKNHEKDEEQITMQINEMKERIKKEKARGARLERKVLLHVSLNTQDQDVLLDALSEKVAEVHCSCVDDRVTNLNTLEKLANIEKRLSLLLQSIESIPEEKLELMKKIKDSERRTREREDKLREQREKQKERMRRYSERSLADSKKISGKKLMPRYMPVTQRVKVSNVDSIPAQDEIHEYLFGTENTD